The Pseudodesulfovibrio sediminis genome includes the window TTCCAGCAGATTTTTGACCGAACGAGTCAGTTCACTGACAGTAAGAATATTGGACAACTATTGCCTTCCCCAGCCCCATCCCTCTCCTGTGCTCAACGGCTTGTCAGGCCGTCCGCGCCAGCAAAAAAAAAGAGAGAGAGGCGAGCTATATTAATTCATACGTATTGAAGCTGGTCAAACAGCTACTTTGTCGCCACAGCCGCACCAGCGCCAATCATGATAGAGCCTGCGGTTCGGTTGAGGACCTTCCACATTCTGGTGGAGCGGACAGCGTTGCGACCTCTGGCGGCCAGCCATGCATAGCCTATGGGAACCGAAACGATGATCGGCACGATAATGGAAATCACCAACAGGATATCCGTGCCGGTCAACGCGGACATGTCCACGAAACCGGGCAGGAATCCGCAATAAAATGCGATGGCCTTGGGATTCCCCAGGGTCACGCAGAAACCGGCCAGATAGCTGCGACCGGCTCTGGCCGGGGCCTGACAGTCTCCGGCCTGCTGAACAGGCGGTTTGGCCAGCCAGCACTTCACGCCCAGGTAGATGAGATAGGCAGCGCCGGCCCATTTGAGAATGACAAAATACGAACCTATCTGCGAAGCCACCCAGCCCATGCCGAACAGGGCCGTGAGCAGGTAGATGACATCACCCGAGGCCAGGCCGCAGGAAAAAGCGGCACCAGCCTTGAAGCCACGAGCCAGGGACTGGGCCACCACCGCGGAAATGCCCGGTCCGGGGATCAGGGCAAAAATAAATGTGGCCAGTGCCAGTGCAATTCCACTTTCAAGCGTCATCGTTCATCTCCTGTTCTTTGCTATACAACGGGCAACGTACCACCCCCCTCTTCGAGGTTCAACCGGAAAGCCCACATGGGACGGACCAGCAGGGGATCACTGTTTGACTGACCATCCGCAGTGACTACATTAGCAAAAGCCCGAAGAACCATCCCCCGTGACAAAAAGACGAATTCAGCAATTTTGTCCAAGTTTTCCCCTGAAGATTCGACTATCTTCAACAGACAGGACAGCGAGAGAAGTATGACAACAGCACAGCAGAACACCTTTCAATTTGCGAAGGCAGAGAGTGATGTCGATATCACGGTTCTCAATGCTGTCATGGCAGATTTCTCCTACGCCAACCATGCGCATGAAGACTTTGCGCTGGGAGTGACGCGTGAGGGTATTCAGGAGTTTTCCTGCAACGGCAGCCAGTTCCGCAGTGCTCCCGGCAACATCATTCTGTTCAACCCCGGCGACGTGCACAACGGCCACCCCGGAAATGAGGACGCACTGAAATACACAATGCTCTACCTTGATCCGAACCACCTCCTGTCGCTTGTCGGCTGCGCCTCTGAAACGGGAAGGAAACCATTTCGGATCGGGGAAAATCATTTTGAGGACAGGATGCTCCGACCCCTGATCATGGACATGGCCCAACTGGTGGCCGGAACAGCGCACACGCTCCTTGAATATGATCACCTCCTCTACGAAATAGCCAAACGACTGGCGCAGAGAATGGGCGTCTTCGCCCCTGATGCCTGGAAAGACACAAAAGACACCCTGTTGCTGAAGGTACGGGATCACATCCATGACCACATCAGCGAGGACATCTCGATTGACGACCTCAGTCAGGTGGCCAGCATCTCGAAATACCACTTCATTCGTCTCTTCCGCAGCCAATTCGGGTTGACCCCGCACAGGTATATTCTCATCCACAGGATCAACCGGGCCAGAGAGGCCCTCGACTCGGGAATAGCCCCCTCCACCCTGGCACAGGAACTGGGGTTCTTTGACGCGAGCCACATGAACCGTCACTTCAAAAGGGCATACGGCGTCACGCCCAAACAGTATCAACGGCAGTTGACAAAATAAGGACACCACATGCTCGGCATACTGCTCTATTGTGTAGGCGTAATGTATACGCCCGGCCCTGTGAACATTCTCAGTCTCAACAGCGGGATGCAACACAGACTGTCCGCACATTTCCCGTTCTGTCTGGGCGTAGGCGCTGCCCTCTGTTTCTGGTTTCTCCTTATCGGCTATGCTGGCGGCGCGATCATCAGCGAACAGGTGATGCCTTTCATCACGGCTTTCGGCGTCATGTTCATCCTGTACCTCGCCTACAAGATCATCTCGGCGGATGTCGACACGAACCAGAGCGAAAACAGCGCGTGCCACTTCACTTTCAAGGACGGCCTGCTCATGCAGTTGCTGAATCCGAAATCATTTCTGGTCGTCCTGCCTGTGACAACAGTGCAGTTTCCGGCTGCGAACATTGAGGGGAGCGGCATTGCGATCTGGTCCATGGGGTTGGGCCTTCTCGGTTTCGGCGCGCCGCTCGCGTACGCGGCCTTCGGCGCGACCGTCACCAGCCGCATGAGCAGCACTGCCTGCTTCAAATACTTCAATATAATCATGGGGGTGATGCTGGTGGCTGTTGCCATGGACATGGTCTATCATCACATCTATCTCGCCATATGATCGTTCTCGGATATTGCTGCAAAAAAAGCCCGGCGCAGTGACTGCGCCGGGCTTTTTTTATGAATATGAATACTGAGCCTAGGCTATTTCAAGACCCCAGTTGTTCCAGATTTCCTTGCGCCATGCGGTAAAGGCTTCGGCAAAACCGTCCAGCGGCAGCTCGATCTTTTCGCCGGTCTTGCGATCCTTGGCCTCGATGATGCCGTTTTTGAGTCCCTTGCCGCCCAAGACCAACTGCATGGGGTAGCCGATGAGGTCGGCCTCGGCGAATTTGACGCCAGGACGTTCCTTGCGGTCGTCATAGGCCGCGTCAACACCGAGCTTCATGATCTCGCCATACAGCTCTTCAGCCTTGTCAGCCACATCCTGATCCTTGCCGCCCAGGGAGATCAGACAGACCTCGAAGGGAGCGATGGAGGGCGGGAAACAGCAGCCGTTCTCATCATTGTTCTGTTCGATGGCAGAGGCCACGATACGGGACACGCCGATACCGTAGCAACCCATGACCATAGGCTTGGACTTGCCGTTCTCGTCAAGGAACGTGGCTTCCATCTTCTCGGAATACTTGAGGCCGAGTTTGAACACATGGCCCACTTCGATGCCTCTGGTGAACTCGATCTTGCCACCGCACTCGGGGCAGGGATCGGTTTCCTCGATGACACGCAGATCAGCGTAGCGTTCGATGGTGCAGTCGCGCTCCAGGGCCAGATGCAGCACATGGGTGTCGCTCTTGTTGGCACCGGCCACCCAGTCGGTGGACATGGTCAGCTCGCGATCGGCATAGATGGGCACGTTCGTGTCCAACCCGGCGGGACCGGCAAAACCGACAGGCGCGTTGGTCAGCTCCCTGACCAGTGCTTCGTCTGCCATTTCGATCTCGTTGCCGCCCACGATGTTGCGCAGCTTGATGTCATTGAGTTCGCGGTCACCGCGCACCAGAGCGGCCACAGGCTCGCCGTCCACCACGAGGAGCAGCGTCTTGACCAGCTTGTCAGCGGTGATGTCGAGGAAGGAACAGACCTCCTCCACGGTATGCACGCCGGGAGTGGCCACTTCTTCCATGGCGGGCACAGCGGATTCGTCGACCTCGGGCTTGGCCTCGGGCAACTTGACCCGCGCCTTCTCAAGGTTTGCGCCGAACTCGCAGGAGAGACAGGAGGCAATGGTGTCCTCGCCGGTATCGGCCAGGACCATGAACTCGTGGGAGAAATCGCCACCGATGGCACCGGAGTCCGCCTGCACAGGCTTGAAACGGAGACCGATGCGGGAGAACGCGGCCCTGTAGGCTTCGAACATCTCCCAGTAGGATTTCTCTGCGCCGTCCTCGTCCTTGTCAAAGGAGTAGGCGTCTTTCATGATAAATTCACGTCCGCGCATGAGGCCGAAACGGGGCCGGATTTCATCACGGAACTTGGTCTGAATCTGATAAAGATTCACGGGCAACTGCTTGTAGGACTTGATCTCGCCACGAACCAGATCGGTAATGACCTCTTCGTGGGTGGGGCCGAGGCAGTAGTCGCGGCCATGACGGTCCTTCACGCGCAGCAGTTCCTTGCCGTAGTAATCCCAGCGTCCGGTTTCCACCCACAGATCAGCGGGCTGGACCATGGGCAGAAGCACTTCCATTGCCCCGGCGCGGTCCATCTCCTCGCGAACGATGGCGGCCACCTTGTTGATGGAGCGGAGGCCGAGCGGGAGATAATTGTAGATGCCGCTTGTCAGCTTGCGGATCATGCCCGCACGCATCAGCAATTTATGGGAGACCACATCGGCGTCAGCCGGATCTTCTTTCAGGGTCGGAATGTAGTAACGGGAAAGACGCATGTATCACTGTCTCCTTTCTTCGAGGAATCGATTAATTTCTTGCATGAATTCGGGCAGAAGATTGTCGTTGCCCTTGACCTTGCGAACGACTTCGCCCTTGCGGAAGATGATGCCCAGATCGCGGCCACCGGCGATGCCGATATCTGCTTCCTTTGCTTCGCCGGGCCCATTGACCACACAGCCCATGACAGCCACGGTAAAGACCTCTTCCACGCCTCTCAGCGCCTCTTCCACCTTCTCTGCCAGCTCGATGAGCGCGATCTCGGTACGTCCACAGGTTGGGCAGGATATAATCTCCGGGCCGCGTTCGCGCAAGCCCAAAGATCGGAGGATTTCATATGCCACGCCGATTTCAGCCACCGGGTCGTGGGTCAGGGAGACGCGCAGAGTGTCGCCGATCCCTTCGTACAGCAAAATGCCGAGTCCCACGGCAGACTTGACCGCGCCGCGCACCAGTGTCCCGGCTTCGGTGATGCCGATGTGCAGCGGATAGTCCACCTTCTCGCTCATGAGCCGGTAGGCCTTGATCGTGTTCAGGACAGACGAGGTCTTGAGTGAAATCTTGATATCGTGGAAGCCGCGCTTTTCCAGCATGGCGATATGCCGCAACCCGGACTCGACCATGGCCTCGGGCGTGGGACCGCCAAACTGACGGAGCAAATCCTTTTCCAATGAGCCGCCGTTGACGCCGATGCGAATGGGCGTCCCGTACCCCATGGCCGCCCGGACCACGGTGTCCACCTTCTGCTCGTCACCTATATTGCCGGGGTTGATGCGCAGCCCCTCAAACCCGGCCTCCAGCGCGGCCAGTGCGAGCCGGTAGTCGAAATGGATATCCGCAATGAGCGGCACCGAGGACTGTTCCCTGATGTCGGCAAGGACGGCTGCGGCCTTTTCATCGGGCACCGCCAGGCGCACCATCTCGCACCCGGCGTCAGCCAGACGGTTGATCTGCGAGACGGTCTCGAAGACGTCACGGGTGTCGGTGTTGCACATGGACTGAACGCGAACAGGGTTGTCCCCGCCCACGCCGACATCGCCAAGATTCACTGTGCTGGTTTGCTTGCGTTCCATAAGGAGTGGCACGTTACGCAATTTCCCGGGGCAAGCCAAGCGTGCCATGCTTCCGGCAAAAAATGTGCTGCATGACGCAGCCGGGACTTCACCGCCGGGACGAATTTGAAAAGCATGAAGAATACAAAATCATGAGGAGCTGCGGTGTTGACAGATTGTATCGAGACAACCATTTGTATTTGGTGTATAAATTTCAATTGCCCATCTTAAAGTCATGGTATGGGCCAAGTGGTCACCCATCTCGCTTTAAATAATAATGGTGAACCATAAGTCTTCTATTTATTATTCAATAAATAATTAACAACGGAGCTTGAACCATGAAACTCAATGTTCGCACAAAGATTCTCCTTTCATTTGCTGGCTCCCTGTTACTGTTATGTGCAGCGATCCTATCTGTCAGCCTGACCTCAATCTACAGAGACTCGGTCAATTACAGTATGACGTCTGCCGCAGGGCAGTTGAAGCATATTGACGGCACAATCTCCATGTATATGCAGGAAACGCTGAACAACACGGTCATGATGGCAGATGATCCACGCGTCAGAAGAGTCGATGAGATCCTGACCAACTATCTCGATCCCAACGGGAGCTACACGACCACGGACCCTGTACCGGGAGATGATCTCGGACGGGAAATACGCGGATTCTACCAGATGATTCTGGCCTCCCACCCAAGCTACAAGGATTGCTACATCGGCACCAGCAACGGTGGATTCATCATCGGCGGCGATGACCCGCTCCCGGCAGGCTACGACCCGCGCAAACGCCCCTGGTACAAGACCGCCGCGGCCGCCCCTGACAGGCCGACCATTTCCAAGGCGTACATTTCCACCACCAACGAACCCATGGTCAGTACTGGCAAGGCAGTAAAGGGAAGCACAGGCATCCTTGGCGTTGCGGCCATGGATCTTTCACTGTCACAGCTGACCAAACTCATCGAGCAGGTCAAACTGGGCGAAACCGGCTACGTCATCATGGTTCAGGACGACGGCGTCATCATCGCTGACCCCCGTCATCCTGACAATAACTTCAAGAATGTCAGCGAGCTGCCCGACAAGCTCTATGCCAAGGCCTTTGCCATGCAGAAAGGAGCGATAGAAGGTCCCATCAACGACATCGACGTCATGGCCGTTGTGCACACCTCGCCGGTCCTCAAGTGGAAATTCATCGCCTTTACCCATGTTTCCGAAATCATGGCCCCGGTGTGGTCCAACGCCATAAGCGCGACACTGCTTTCGCTTCTGGCGCTCCTCATCATCGCCGTGATCATGTGGTTCTACATGAACGGATTGCTCATCAAGCCTCTCAGTGAAATCGTCGGCGTCCTGCAACTGGCATCCGGCGGTGATTATACCGCTCGTGTCAAAGCGGATCGCAAGGATGATATCGGTGAGATATTCACCGCCCTCAACACCATGTCCGAAAAACTGTCAGCCGTAGTCGGTCAGGTCGTGGACGGCAGCTCCCATGTGGCCTCAGGTAGCGAGGAGCTGTCCGGCACCTCGCAGTCCCTGTCTCAGGGAGCGACACAACAGGCTTCCGCCCTCGAAGAGGTCTCGTCCTCCATGGAAGAAATGGCCGCGAACATCCGCGCCAACGCCGAAAACGCCAAGCAGACGGAAACCATCGCCGCCCATGCGTCGGAAAACGCCCATATCGGCGGCACCGCGGTCAAGGAAACAGTCAAGGCCATGCAGGAGATCGCCGAAAAGATCTCCATTAT containing:
- a CDS encoding LysE family translocator translates to MTLESGIALALATFIFALIPGPGISAVVAQSLARGFKAGAAFSCGLASGDVIYLLTALFGMGWVASQIGSYFVILKWAGAAYLIYLGVKCWLAKPPVQQAGDCQAPARAGRSYLAGFCVTLGNPKAIAFYCGFLPGFVDMSALTGTDILLVISIIVPIIVSVPIGYAWLAARGRNAVRSTRMWKVLNRTAGSIMIGAGAAVATK
- a CDS encoding AraC family transcriptional regulator — protein: MTTAQQNTFQFAKAESDVDITVLNAVMADFSYANHAHEDFALGVTREGIQEFSCNGSQFRSAPGNIILFNPGDVHNGHPGNEDALKYTMLYLDPNHLLSLVGCASETGRKPFRIGENHFEDRMLRPLIMDMAQLVAGTAHTLLEYDHLLYEIAKRLAQRMGVFAPDAWKDTKDTLLLKVRDHIHDHISEDISIDDLSQVASISKYHFIRLFRSQFGLTPHRYILIHRINRAREALDSGIAPSTLAQELGFFDASHMNRHFKRAYGVTPKQYQRQLTK
- a CDS encoding LysE family translocator encodes the protein MLGILLYCVGVMYTPGPVNILSLNSGMQHRLSAHFPFCLGVGAALCFWFLLIGYAGGAIISEQVMPFITAFGVMFILYLAYKIISADVDTNQSENSACHFTFKDGLLMQLLNPKSFLVVLPVTTVQFPAANIEGSGIAIWSMGLGLLGFGAPLAYAAFGATVTSRMSSTACFKYFNIIMGVMLVAVAMDMVYHHIYLAI
- a CDS encoding proline--tRNA ligase — translated: MRLSRYYIPTLKEDPADADVVSHKLLMRAGMIRKLTSGIYNYLPLGLRSINKVAAIVREEMDRAGAMEVLLPMVQPADLWVETGRWDYYGKELLRVKDRHGRDYCLGPTHEEVITDLVRGEIKSYKQLPVNLYQIQTKFRDEIRPRFGLMRGREFIMKDAYSFDKDEDGAEKSYWEMFEAYRAAFSRIGLRFKPVQADSGAIGGDFSHEFMVLADTGEDTIASCLSCEFGANLEKARVKLPEAKPEVDESAVPAMEEVATPGVHTVEEVCSFLDITADKLVKTLLLVVDGEPVAALVRGDRELNDIKLRNIVGGNEIEMADEALVRELTNAPVGFAGPAGLDTNVPIYADRELTMSTDWVAGANKSDTHVLHLALERDCTIERYADLRVIEETDPCPECGGKIEFTRGIEVGHVFKLGLKYSEKMEATFLDENGKSKPMVMGCYGIGVSRIVASAIEQNNDENGCCFPPSIAPFEVCLISLGGKDQDVADKAEELYGEIMKLGVDAAYDDRKERPGVKFAEADLIGYPMQLVLGGKGLKNGIIEAKDRKTGEKIELPLDGFAEAFTAWRKEIWNNWGLEIA
- the ispG gene encoding flavodoxin-dependent (E)-4-hydroxy-3-methylbut-2-enyl-diphosphate synthase encodes the protein MERKQTSTVNLGDVGVGGDNPVRVQSMCNTDTRDVFETVSQINRLADAGCEMVRLAVPDEKAAAVLADIREQSSVPLIADIHFDYRLALAALEAGFEGLRINPGNIGDEQKVDTVVRAAMGYGTPIRIGVNGGSLEKDLLRQFGGPTPEAMVESGLRHIAMLEKRGFHDIKISLKTSSVLNTIKAYRLMSEKVDYPLHIGITEAGTLVRGAVKSAVGLGILLYEGIGDTLRVSLTHDPVAEIGVAYEILRSLGLRERGPEIISCPTCGRTEIALIELAEKVEEALRGVEEVFTVAVMGCVVNGPGEAKEADIGIAGGRDLGIIFRKGEVVRKVKGNDNLLPEFMQEINRFLEERRQ
- a CDS encoding methyl-accepting chemotaxis protein, with the protein product MKLNVRTKILLSFAGSLLLLCAAILSVSLTSIYRDSVNYSMTSAAGQLKHIDGTISMYMQETLNNTVMMADDPRVRRVDEILTNYLDPNGSYTTTDPVPGDDLGREIRGFYQMILASHPSYKDCYIGTSNGGFIIGGDDPLPAGYDPRKRPWYKTAAAAPDRPTISKAYISTTNEPMVSTGKAVKGSTGILGVAAMDLSLSQLTKLIEQVKLGETGYVIMVQDDGVIIADPRHPDNNFKNVSELPDKLYAKAFAMQKGAIEGPINDIDVMAVVHTSPVLKWKFIAFTHVSEIMAPVWSNAISATLLSLLALLIIAVIMWFYMNGLLIKPLSEIVGVLQLASGGDYTARVKADRKDDIGEIFTALNTMSEKLSAVVGQVVDGSSHVASGSEELSGTSQSLSQGATQQASALEEVSSSMEEMAANIRANAENAKQTETIAAHASENAHIGGTAVKETVKAMQEIAEKISIIEEIARQTNLLALNAAIEAARAGEHGKGFAVVAAEVRKLAERSGQSAAEISELSSNSVEVAVKAGDLLGAMVPDIEKTAELIQEISVASNEQNTGAEQINSALQQLDHVVQQNAAASEEMASTSTDLANQAHGLQQIISFFKVNNSGSRMPTMPTKTTRVAPAQPAKPLPQAKPTPAPDADGVALSLDDGDDGDFERF